Proteins from one Doryrhamphus excisus isolate RoL2022-K1 chromosome 19, RoL_Dexc_1.0, whole genome shotgun sequence genomic window:
- the mycn gene encoding N-myc protein isoform X1, whose translation MPAIVSKNSDMEFDSLQPCFYPDEDDFYFCGPDSAPPGEDIWKKFELLPTPPLSPSRAALPGEPAAASPEADPLGFGLGDPLDWASELFLLPEDDIWGASDDLDLFGSALDTNPNNIIIQDCMWSGFSAREKLERAVTEKLGKAITSATVTAPAPAVSTAGRDVCVKAPETVSRSAVSECVDPAVVFPFPVNKHSGSGDSNSRLVNSMNTSTKAAHSDSEEEEDEEEEEEDDDDEEEDDEEEDEEEDEEEIDVVTVEKRRCTISKPVVLSSVPKSHDQRGATSGSGAPGRFVSRAPQELILKRSSVHQQQHNYAAPSPYTSDDDPAPPSKKQKTSDSSRQPTRTTSSSSCASVASGPRSKRSSSGDSSPRGGSDSEDSERRRNHNILERQRRNDLRSSFLTLRDHVPELARNEKAAKVLILKKATEYVSSLETQELRLQQEKDRLQARRQQLMRRLEQARTR comes from the exons ATGCCGGCGATCGTAAGTAAAAACTCCGATATGGAGTTTGACTCGTTACAACCGTGCTTCTACCCGGATGAGGACGACTTCTACTTCTGTGGTCCTGACTCCGCGCCACCAGGGGAGGACATCTGGAAGAAATTCGAGTTGCTGCCCACTCCGCCCCTTTCCCCGAGCCGAGCTGCGCTACCAGGGGAGCCGGCTGCAGCCTCCCCGGAGGCGGACCCCCTAGGCTTCGGCTTGGGGGACCCACTAGACTGGGCTTCGGAGCTCTTTCTCCTGCCCGAGGACGATATCTGGGGGGCTTCCGATGATCTGGATCTGTTCGGTTCTGCTTTGGATACAAACCCAAACAACATCATCATCCAGGACTGTATGTGGAGTGGATTCTCAGCCAGAGAGAAACTGGAACGGGCTGTCACGGAGAAACTGGGCAAGGCTATTACGAGCGCCACGGTGACGGCTCCTGCTCCGGCGGTGTCAACCGCTGGGCGAGACGTGTGCGTGAAAGCGCCAGAGACTGTGAGCCGCAGCGCGGTGTCAGAGTGCGTGGACCCCGCTGTGGTGTTCCCTTTCCCCGTCAACAAGCACAGCGGCAGCGGGGACTCGAACTCTCGACTCGTGAACAGCATGAACACATCCACGAAGGCAGCCCACAGCGACTCAG aagaagaagaagacgaagaagaggaggaggaggatgatgacgatgaggaggaggatgatgaggaggaagatgaggaagaggacgaggaggagattGATGTGGTGACGGTAGAAAAGAGGCGCTGCACAATCAGCAAACCCGTGGTCTTAAGCAGTGTCCCCAAAAGCCACGACCAGAGAGGCGCCACCTCCGGGTCGGGTGCGCCAGGCCGCTTTGTCAGTCGAGCCCCGCAGGAGCTCATCCTCAAAAGGAGCTCGGTgcaccagcagcaacacaactacGCCGCACCGTCACCTTACACGTCAGACGACGACCCGGCGCCGCCTTCCAAAAAGCAGAAAACGTCAGACAGCTCGAGACAACCCACAAGAaccacctcctcatcctcctgcgCCTCTGTCGCATCAGGTCCACGCAGCAAACGCAGCTCCAGCGGGGACAGCAGCCCGCGAGGAGGATCCGACTCAGAGGACAGCGAACGCCGACGCAACCACAACATCCTGGAGCGGCAACGTCGTAACGACCTTCGTTCCAGCTTCCTGACGCTGCGCGACCATGTACCCGAGCTGGCGCGCAACGAGAAAGCGGCCAAGGTGCTCATCCTCAAGAAAGCCACCGAGTACGTCAGCTCCTTGGAAACGCAGGAGCTGAGGCTCCAGCAGGAGAAGGACAGGCTTCAGGCCCGCAGACAGCAGCTGATGCGCAGGCTGGAGCAGGCAAGGACTCGCTGA
- the mycn gene encoding N-myc protein isoform X2, which translates to MPAIVSKNSDMEFDSLQPCFYPDEDDFYFCGPDSAPPGEDIWKKFELLPTPPLSPSRAALPGEPAAASPEADPLGFGLGDPLDWASELFLLPEDDIWGASDDLDLFGSALDTNPNNIIIQDCMWSGFSAREKLERAVTEKLGKAITSATVTAPAPAVSTAGRDVCVKAPETVSRSAVSECVDPAVVFPFPVNKHSGSGDSNSRLVNSMNTSTKAAHSDSEEEDEEEEEEDDDDEEEDDEEEDEEEDEEEIDVVTVEKRRCTISKPVVLSSVPKSHDQRGATSGSGAPGRFVSRAPQELILKRSSVHQQQHNYAAPSPYTSDDDPAPPSKKQKTSDSSRQPTRTTSSSSCASVASGPRSKRSSSGDSSPRGGSDSEDSERRRNHNILERQRRNDLRSSFLTLRDHVPELARNEKAAKVLILKKATEYVSSLETQELRLQQEKDRLQARRQQLMRRLEQARTR; encoded by the exons ATGCCGGCGATCGTAAGTAAAAACTCCGATATGGAGTTTGACTCGTTACAACCGTGCTTCTACCCGGATGAGGACGACTTCTACTTCTGTGGTCCTGACTCCGCGCCACCAGGGGAGGACATCTGGAAGAAATTCGAGTTGCTGCCCACTCCGCCCCTTTCCCCGAGCCGAGCTGCGCTACCAGGGGAGCCGGCTGCAGCCTCCCCGGAGGCGGACCCCCTAGGCTTCGGCTTGGGGGACCCACTAGACTGGGCTTCGGAGCTCTTTCTCCTGCCCGAGGACGATATCTGGGGGGCTTCCGATGATCTGGATCTGTTCGGTTCTGCTTTGGATACAAACCCAAACAACATCATCATCCAGGACTGTATGTGGAGTGGATTCTCAGCCAGAGAGAAACTGGAACGGGCTGTCACGGAGAAACTGGGCAAGGCTATTACGAGCGCCACGGTGACGGCTCCTGCTCCGGCGGTGTCAACCGCTGGGCGAGACGTGTGCGTGAAAGCGCCAGAGACTGTGAGCCGCAGCGCGGTGTCAGAGTGCGTGGACCCCGCTGTGGTGTTCCCTTTCCCCGTCAACAAGCACAGCGGCAGCGGGGACTCGAACTCTCGACTCGTGAACAGCATGAACACATCCACGAAGGCAGCCCACAGCGACTCAG aagaagaagacgaagaagaggaggaggaggatgatgacgatgaggaggaggatgatgaggaggaagatgaggaagaggacgaggaggagattGATGTGGTGACGGTAGAAAAGAGGCGCTGCACAATCAGCAAACCCGTGGTCTTAAGCAGTGTCCCCAAAAGCCACGACCAGAGAGGCGCCACCTCCGGGTCGGGTGCGCCAGGCCGCTTTGTCAGTCGAGCCCCGCAGGAGCTCATCCTCAAAAGGAGCTCGGTgcaccagcagcaacacaactacGCCGCACCGTCACCTTACACGTCAGACGACGACCCGGCGCCGCCTTCCAAAAAGCAGAAAACGTCAGACAGCTCGAGACAACCCACAAGAaccacctcctcatcctcctgcgCCTCTGTCGCATCAGGTCCACGCAGCAAACGCAGCTCCAGCGGGGACAGCAGCCCGCGAGGAGGATCCGACTCAGAGGACAGCGAACGCCGACGCAACCACAACATCCTGGAGCGGCAACGTCGTAACGACCTTCGTTCCAGCTTCCTGACGCTGCGCGACCATGTACCCGAGCTGGCGCGCAACGAGAAAGCGGCCAAGGTGCTCATCCTCAAGAAAGCCACCGAGTACGTCAGCTCCTTGGAAACGCAGGAGCTGAGGCTCCAGCAGGAGAAGGACAGGCTTCAGGCCCGCAGACAGCAGCTGATGCGCAGGCTGGAGCAGGCAAGGACTCGCTGA